CACCCCGACCCCTCCGCCTCACCAGGGAGACGGCAGCGAcaggagagaggagcagaggagacCGAGAAAAAAGTGGGAGGTGTTCCCCGGGAAGAATCGCTTTTACTGCGATGGAAGGATTATGTTGGCCCGACAGAGTGGGGTCTTGCCCCTCACCCTGGGCCTTATTCTCGTTACAAGTGGATtattcttcatatttgagtGAGTTCATATGTCATTCTATAGTTAGATGTGCGACACCGGTGTTTGTGTCCAGCATGTATCAGTATACATTGGGGTCATAAGTTTGTTTATCTGAAATTATTCTACCGAGATCGCTTGAAAAAATATGTTCTGGAGATGTCTCTGCATTCCCAAACACAGTTCTAACAATCTGGATGCTAAAATATTgagtgataaataaataattatgcaGTTTTCTAAGTTGCGCCTCAATTTTCCAATCAGAGTAAAGTCGACGGCCCGCCGACAAATGGAGTGATAACGTGGGGAACCTGTCATTGTTTAGACGTGTAAAAGTTGCTCATCTTTTATACCACATTACTTTATATGGTCTGTCTGCAGGGATTTAAAGCACAATGAAAAATGTAGGGTCAGGAAAGGGACAGggttttgttttggtctttttccAGCCTTTGATATGGTCGCCGTTTCTTGGTAATTtgtcctctctctgcctctctgtcccTTATCACAGCTGTCCCTTCTTGGTCAAACAGCTGACCAGCTGCATTCCAGTTATTGGAGGAGTCCTCTTTGTATTTGTGCTCATCACCCTGCTCCAGACTAGCTTCACTGATCCCGGCATCCTGCCCAGAGCGACACCTGAGGAGGCTGCAGATATTGAGAATCAGATTGGTAAGGGTTAACTCTGTCACAGCTGGGGTGAGGACTATGTGGCTTTTCTAAATGATTTGACTTTGATATTCAAATACATGAAATTTCACGATTTTCCCCAACATGGGTATTCCTGAAAGTTTATGGTACTGAATTTGACAATCATTGGCAACAAAACTATCCATGTGGGTTTTTATGCTTTCTAAAGAGAACTGGATCcttaaactaaaaatgacacTTCAATGTCAGACTTCAAACACATGTTATTTTCAGCACAGTCATAAGAGTGTGCATATGGTTTATTTTGCTTCTGAGCACAATTCCCATTTAAGTTCGAAGGCATGTCAGccatttcactttgaaactgaaacatgaGACAGATTCTAGCAGTGTGAGTAGTTACCACTCACACTTGTCAGCACATTTTAACGATGATTAGGGATTTGACAAATCCGAGGTCTCAAGTAGAAAAGGGCTCTATATAGTGTAATGAATCTGACATTGGCAGCAGTTtggagcattttttttcttgcatttatAAAGTGCCTTGCTTTGGTCTGTTGGAATATTTAGAACTATTTCAGCACTGAGACATTTGTTATGTCTCCTGACAATGTTCTGTAGACATTCGTAGCAGTTTCAGTTACATTTACTCTCAGTTTTGAGTCTAGCCAACATTATCATTCGCCTCCATAAGActtgtttcaaaataaacacatcacaaGTTGGCTTCATGTGCACCTTGTAAACTCCTACACATGACCAAAGTTTAGGCAGTGGTGTTGTAAGATGTTCATATTACCCAACTGTACCACAGTTGTTCTAGCTATTTTTGAAACAAAGACATGACAGAAGAATTGTCTATTTACTACCATGTTAACTTTAGgcaaatactgtatttcagaCATTTTAGTTTGACTTAGTATTCTCTGGATTTATATCAGTCTGTAGTGTAAACtatatggtaaatggccacttatatagcgcttttatccaaagtgctttacaatgttgatttacATTtccccactcacacacacacacacagacacacactcacaccccgatggcagtggctgccatgcaaggtgctcacctgacttaccgggagcaacttggggttcagtgtcttggccaaggacactttgacatgtagccaggactgaggatcgaaccactgacccagtggtccgtggacaactatAGCTGTGTCATGATTTCAAAAGCCAAATTTTTAAAACACCttttaatgtcagttttttGGAGGATTTCACTGTTATTCCTTTACTTAGTAAAGGCCCATTTCCACTGCAGGAGAATTCCCTGGACACCAGGAAACTTTTAAGGAATTAGACCCTGGTTCTTCTGGTAGGTGGAAATATTAAAGTAAGTTCCGAAGCTGTAGTTCTATCCACCCCACAAGAAAAAAAGTTCCTTGTCCTTGTTCCTTATCAGAGTAAGGTTAGCTGCAGTGAACACCGCTGATTGTTGACATAGTGTaccacacatttttataaaatgcagAGTGCTTAAAGGATCAATATGGAACTTAACCCAGTGCTTGCATTCAAATCAATCCACCCCACTCTACTTTGCTCCTCCATGTCTGCTAAAGTGTGCCTTGCTTTGTCCAGTGCTTCATGTagttgccatttaaaaaaaaaaacaacattgtaaaagtcAGAGCCTCGCTTTCTTTTATTGGCGAATATCTCTGCACTCCTGCCAGTGGGACTTCACACGAAGTGTCAACAGGATCACTCCAAAATTTTATATGCTGCAGCTTTAATCTTGAGGGGGGCCTTGTCTCTTCTTACAGGATAACATTGATCGTTTTCCAATTCATTCGTATTATCCCCAATTAGAATACAGATTCTTGAGCCAACGTTGAATCTTGTCTACtcatgttttgttagttttcagACTGCAGTCTGGATTCACTACTTTGTTGGTGTTGTAGTCCTGGATCTattgaaaacacatcagtcattTATATACTGTGTCATCCAGTGGAGCAGGAtatctggctgatgtgtttttaataggttGTGGACATTTTGGCTGATCGAAGAagctgatttattttgtctccttATGTATGTCCTGCCCTCTCCTCTGTAGACAACACTGGGAACACCAGCTACAGGCCTCCCCCACGCACAAAGGAGGTCCTCATCAACCAGCAGGTTGTCAAGCTCAAGTACTGCTTTACCTGTAAAATGTTCCGGCCTCCACGCACGTCCCACTGCAGCCTGTGTGACAACTGTGTGGGTGAGCTAAGCCCGCACACCAGCACCAAGACATTtaccaataataaataataaatcagggTTTCATAGGACAACACGGAACATCATTCCTTTACTCTGGTTTAGACTGGAATGATTTCAATAACACTGAATGCATCCTTAAATTAAAACTTCTGCATTTCTCTTTCAGAAAGATTCGACCACCATTGCCCCTGGGTGGGAAACTGTGTAGGGAAACGAAACTATCGCTTCTTCTACACCTTCATAGTGTCACTCTCCTTCCTGACAGCATTCATCTTCGGCTGTGTGACCACACATCTAGCACTTAGTACGTGTTTATATTCTTGTCCACATGATTATCATAGTTTTATTAGAGGCGGGATCTTGCTGATAGTAAGTGCAAACACACCTGCCAGTTGAGGTTAAGTTGCAGTCAGCCTGAAATCTGCCTGGCAAAACATATTGTGTAGTAAAAGCAGAAGGAAGACAGGAAATGGTGAGGCAGGGTTGTCCCACCTGACAATTCCCAGTTTTGTTTCTTCCAGTTTTTTCTTCCAAAACTTAAATTACTAATATTAGTTTGGGAATTCTAACACTATTGCACATGCTTTCATCCTTTAAATAGATTAATAAACTAACTTAATTCCTTCTTCcagttattttttcccctttctttcaGGGGCTCAGGGTGGAAAAGGCTTGGTCTTTGCCCTGCAGGAAAGTCCAGGCAGATATCCTTTACTCATTAAAGCCTTTTTCAGGATTTCTTATAGTGAGTGAgcatgtttcattcatttcttccTCCTTAAATTGGCTTATACTGTCCTTAACCCAGCCTTTCACTGCAGTGGAGCTGGTAATATGTTTCTTCTCAGTTTGGTCCATCTTGGGCCTCTCAGGCTTCCATACATACCTGGTGGCATCTAACCTGACCACTAATGAAGATGTGAGTACTGCAATGGAGTAAATAAAAGCGTCTTGAcagcatttatttgtcaccactgtatgccattaattctgtgtcctacaacctgtacaatgctttgttgttgcttttttgttgttgttgttgttgctttttgttgttgttttgttgttgcttttcgttgctcttttcttttctttctccacttttcactcagcccaaccggtcaaggcagatggccgcccaccctgagcctggttctgctggaggtttctcccattaaagggagtttttcctctccactgttgcctatgccttgctcaagggggatttgttgggttacttctacatacttgtgtagtctggactttattctgtaaagtgccttgagatgactttgttgtaaattggcgctatataaataaagttgaattgaattgaattgaatttcatctcttttttttacaattttataaccagtgtaattcatttattttcaaaccaGATTAAAGGTTCCTGGTCAGGGAAGAGTGGAGAAGATGTCACCAACCCATAcagtcataaaaacatttttttcaactgtTGTTCTGTGCTCTGTGGACCCATGCCACCTAGGTAAGTCATACATTTCATATGTTTTACAATTTCCTACTTAATCTATGCATGATAAAATTGTTAAAGATAAATTCACACCAACAGTCATCATTTGCATATCTAATCCGGACTACATTTGCTTTTACTGGTGTCTcaaaaatgcatgtaaatattgtaaaagtgTACTGTCCCAACCAGCTTAAATTACCTTGTCAAATCAAATGAGAGTTGGCAGAATAAGCACTTGAAAGTAAACAATGTATGTAAAATTCATAAATTAGGTTGAAAGAGAGATGATATATGGAGAATGTGTAAGATCGGTTTTGTAAGTGGGTGACTGTTGgagtaaaaactgaataaagaaaccaaacaaaacagcacataGAAAGACTGTGGGGGAAGCTTTTAAAGTGGTTGGAATCACTGGACCCGGATGCTTCCGGTCAGCTCAAGTGGACAGCTCCATCAACCAATTAGCTGGACCTgcaagagaaaagcaaaaaaggcAGAAGTACCTTAACGAGATGGTGGTATGGTGAATGCACGTCATTTTGTCTACAcccccacatttatttatttttaaacagaagCAACAATGTTTCTGTAAATTATGAGGTATAACCCAAAGTAAGGCTCATAATTAGGGatacatttgattattttattttttagtctgTGACATTTAATTATCCCAAACTTAAACTCCTCATAttgcttgtattttttttagaaaacatttgagGAGCTGCAACCAGACTATGTTTGAGAATTACAAATTGTTTAGTTTGGTCTAAGCTTTAATTACTTGGCTGATAAGTTTCTAAAAGTAATAGCTTCTCAACTTTAGGAGCATTTTGAGGAGTTTTTGTTTACCTATGGGTTGGACAAAAAAGGGCAGTTACTATATTACTATATACCCATTAAATATACAAGTTGAATATATGACAAATAGTCCGTTTAGAAAAAGGACAATCTTGAATGAATTATGTAATCATAGAAACACACTGTCCTATAATGGGACAGAAAAGTTTATAAAATCTTCAATTAACATCATTCTTGTATTATTCTAAAATTAGCAGGTTAATTGATAAGAGGTGAGGGGATCATGATTGTGTATAAAAATCCAGCACTTTGCTCATGATAAAATGGTCAATGAGTTCTAAAACAAGTTTGCTAAACACCAGATTAAGAATTTAGGTCTTTCACCATCTACCGTACATaatattgtgaaaatatttgtgGACTCACGATGTGTAAAGGCCAAGGATGGAAACCAGTGTCAAATGTCTGTGACCTCTGTCATGCTACCTCGATGTATATGGTCACGTGGGCTCAAAAATAATTTGGAAAACAGCTGTCACTCAACACAGAGCACTGCTGCATCTAGAAATGCAATCTGAGTCTTtattacacaaagaaaaagccaCACATCAATTCCGAGCAGAAACGCTGAGTTATTGGGGCCTGAGCCTAAGTCGGATGGAAAGacggaaaaaaaaatacatatttaaacagGATGATGCCAGGTCTCATTCTGCATGTGCTACAAAAATGTGGATTCATAGGCACAGAGTGTGTGCACACGATTGGTCTGTGTGCAGTCATTAGCTGTCTCCTATTGAAAGCGTgtggcacatcataaaatggAGAATCAAACAGTGACCACAAATTGTAGCGCAGCTGAATTCTTGAATTAAGCAACAAtagacaaatattttatttgcaaaacagTAAACATTGTTATCCTCAGTTATGTTATTAAAAGCAACGGTGATCTATCAGGGTGGTAAACTTGGgtcttttaaactgtttaagtCTGGTTAAGGGATCAAACTCTAAATGACTTGAATTTATAAAATTAAGCTGGtacatgaaacattaaaaaacctcTCTGGACTTATGTCAGATAAAAGGTTCAAAtcaaagcttttcatttttattacattttagaacAAGTctcaacttttctggaaatgggtttgtacattttgttgtttaaattacCTTTGTGACCACCTTTTCAGTTTATTCCTTGTGTATCAATAAGTTTACGTGAGCTGTGACATGACCTtccttgtctgtctttttttagcTTGATCGACAGACGAGGTTTCCTGCCCGCAGATGACTCTGCCCAGACAGGCAGTGCGAACAGCGAGCTCCCGACTCAGGCCACTAAAAGCGAGCTAAACGTGGTAGGAGGATGTTCCCAGCTGGCTTTTGGCTTTCAGGAATCCCCCTCCCCTGTGTCTGCACCCCCCAATTCCCACAAAAACTCTACCTCTACCTCTGCCTGACAGGAGCCATGTTGCCTGCTGTAGCTCCTAGCCCAGTATCTGTCAGCTGCCTGTTGCATATGGGTCTCCTCTTGTGCGTCACGGGTCAATTCCATGTACAGTGTTTACACTACAGTCACATGTTTACATATCAGTATTTACTGCTTTCTCCCAttgcaaacaacacatttaaaggAATTTCATTGAAATATGGGCAGAATTCAGTGTAAGCTTTGCTGCTGCATCAGGGCTTCTGGGTTTgggacattttcttttgttctaaCTTTTCAGAGAGTGAGATGAAAAAGATTAATACAGGTCTTATGTCAGCATTAAAACTCAGCTGTGATATTTTTTCCATTCGTACATTCTTTTTTAAGTACATCTCATCTCACTCTGGATGGGTAACTATTCTTTTAAATGACAGTTTTATAGCTTAGCTTTGCTGTTGGCCCTGTTAGTCTGATGACTTCAGACACCATTCTGCAGTTCATGCTCCACTGAACAACTGAGTCATGTTTTCCTCAGGGAAATGAACAAATCAGGGTAACCACTGTttagattatttaaatgttatcagTTTTTCCCCATCACAGTCTAGACCCCAGCATTATTTCCCGTGCATTATATTGTCTCAGGGTATTATTTAATGATGAAGGAAAAAGAGCAGGGGTGGAGAGAAGCAAAGCCTCAGACGCTGTTTCCAATTTCTGATGTTGGGAAATGCCTGGAGAGTTACAGCAACTTCGTTTTACAACATGTAACAGTTGCGATACTTTCATATTAAGTAATTGTTATCTTTTCATTTAGTATGGCACGGTCTGGTGATTGTGTAGACACAGTGAGGGAAGCTTGTTTTGCACTTGTGGTACCTTGTTTTCTGTAAAGTAATTTCCTCCTGTCTCATGCTAGCAATCACGTTTATGTGCGTTTAAAAGGTTAAGATCACTCATCATTTCGTCTTCATGCATttattacatgtttgttttaactCCCCTTTCTGTTtgatacatatttatattttcatacatttgatgtaataaaatgtgcatatttggTCATGCACTCCATCTCTGTGtactcatttttcattttccaccTTCACAAGATTAGTTGTTTTCCAAGGGAAGAAAGGGTAACCACTATTGTTACGTCCATTGTTTGTGTAGCCATCCAGTCCTAACTTGCTGTGCCATCTCtggtctgtctctgtctctgtcctgcCACCAACACTAGGAGGAGAAATGTCTGGACTTTGCAGTGTCCTGCACTGGCTGATAAACCAGGTTTTAGAACAGGAAAAGTGAGGCTTGAGCTTGGTAAGCCTGTTAAAAGGAAGGGAAAGCGAGTGCAGAGTCTCAGTGCCCATTGCTGTGCCTGCATGACATCTTGGATGGCTGTTGTAGTCCTGCATGGCTTTTTTCTGAGTAATTCAGGGTGTGGCTGTATGCAAAACTAATTAGCAACATAAAAGCATGTGTTGAGATAATACATTTCACTATAGTGTACTGGTCAAAAGCATTTTTGCCTCTTTCAGCccattgttttgatttgatttttggcCTGCAATTTTACTCTTTTGGTTCAGTCTCACATCTCTCACTAATGTAATTTTCAACTGCAGCAGTCAGCTGGGTTCAGCACAAATGCTGTGATAAAGCAGCTGtgttacttttactccacaaaAAGTGGGAACTCTTGCACTTTCTTACTCCACTTACTCTCCCTTTAGTTATTTTGCAAATTCTCAGCCAATACATGATGGGTTACTATTAACAGTACATAAAATAGTAACAATTTGCTGAAcctttacattaacatt
The nucleotide sequence above comes from Channa argus isolate prfri chromosome 1, Channa argus male v1.0, whole genome shotgun sequence. Encoded proteins:
- the LOC137129327 gene encoding palmitoyltransferase ZDHHC18-B-like isoform X1; this translates as MKNCEYQQIDPQALPTPTPTPPPHQGDGSDRREEQRRPRKKWEVFPGKNRFYCDGRIMLARQSGVLPLTLGLILVTSGLFFIFDCPFLVKQLTSCIPVIGGVLFVFVLITLLQTSFTDPGILPRATPEEAADIENQIDNTGNTSYRPPPRTKEVLINQQVVKLKYCFTCKMFRPPRTSHCSLCDNCVERFDHHCPWVGNCVGKRNYRFFYTFIVSLSFLTAFIFGCVTTHLALIIFSPFFQGLRVEKAWSLPCRKVQADILYSLKPFSGFLIVSEHVSFISSSLNWLILSLTQPFTAVELVICFFSVWSILGLSGFHTYLVASNLTTNEDIKGSWSGKSGEDVTNPYSHKNIFFNCCSVLCGPMPPRTSLNFSGNGLIDRRGFLPADDSAQTGSANSELPTQATKSELNVCTQGTKGLLESATLPPLLSTSCPQGKPQTAQTCADSPAVSSHLSPEHSTSCGVHPRSSFTGTTSSPSYTKNGSKISNQAAVHTSNPTFDAPISPTSSDLGLSSKARGHQGDGLPLRTD
- the LOC137129327 gene encoding palmitoyltransferase ZDHHC18-B-like isoform X3 yields the protein MKNCEYQQIDPQALPTPTPTPPPHQGDGSDRREEQRRPRKKWEVFPGKNRFYCDGRIMLARQSGVLPLTLGLILVTSGLFFIFDCPFLVKQLTSCIPVIGGVLFVFVLITLLQTSFTDPGILPRATPEEAADIENQIDNTGNTSYRPPPRTKEVLINQQVVKLKYCFTCKMFRPPRTSHCSLCDNCVERFDHHCPWVGNCVGKRNYRFFYTFIVSLSFLTAFIFGCVTTHLALRAQGGKGLVFALQESPGSAVELVICFFSVWSILGLSGFHTYLVASNLTTNEDIKGSWSGKSGEDVTNPYSHKNIFFNCCSVLCGPMPPRTSLNFSGNGLIDRRGFLPADDSAQTGSANSELPTQATKSELNVCTQGTKGLLESATLPPLLSTSCPQGKPQTAQTCADSPAVSSHLSPEHSTSCGVHPRSSFTGTTSSPSYTKNGSKISNQAAVHTSNPTFDAPISPTSSDLGLSSKARGHQGDGLPLRTD
- the LOC137129327 gene encoding palmitoyltransferase ZDHHC18-B-like isoform X4 — translated: MKNCEYQQIDPQALPTPTPTPPPHQGDGSDRREEQRRPRKKWEVFPGKNRFYCDGRIMLARQSGVLPLTLGLILVTSGLFFIFDCPFLVKQLTSCIPVIGGVLFVFVLITLLQTSFTDPGILPRATPEEAADIENQIDNTGNTSYRPPPRTKEVLINQQVVKLKYCFTCKMFRPPRTSHCSLCDNCVERFDHHCPWVGNCVGKRNYRFFYTFIVSLSFLTAFIFGCVTTHLALRAQGGKGLVFALQESPGSAVELVICFFSVWSILGLSGFHTYLVASNLTTNEDIKGSWSGKSGEDVTNPYSHKNIFFNCCSVLCGPMPPSLIDRRGFLPADDSAQTGSANSELPTQATKSELNVCTQGTKGLLESATLPPLLSTSCPQGKPQTAQTCADSPAVSSHLSPEHSTSCGVHPRSSFTGTTSSPSYTKNGSKISNQAAVHTSNPTFDAPISPTSSDLGLSSKARGHQGDGLPLRTD
- the LOC137129327 gene encoding palmitoyltransferase ZDHHC18-B-like isoform X2, with product MKNCEYQQIDPQALPTPTPTPPPHQGDGSDRREEQRRPRKKWEVFPGKNRFYCDGRIMLARQSGVLPLTLGLILVTSGLFFIFDCPFLVKQLTSCIPVIGGVLFVFVLITLLQTSFTDPGILPRATPEEAADIENQIDNTGNTSYRPPPRTKEVLINQQVVKLKYCFTCKMFRPPRTSHCSLCDNCVERFDHHCPWVGNCVGKRNYRFFYTFIVSLSFLTAFIFGCVTTHLALIIFSPFFQGLRVEKAWSLPCRKVQADILYSLKPFSGFLIVSEHVSFISSSLNWLILSLTQPFTAVELVICFFSVWSILGLSGFHTYLVASNLTTNEDIKGSWSGKSGEDVTNPYSHKNIFFNCCSVLCGPMPPSLIDRRGFLPADDSAQTGSANSELPTQATKSELNVCTQGTKGLLESATLPPLLSTSCPQGKPQTAQTCADSPAVSSHLSPEHSTSCGVHPRSSFTGTTSSPSYTKNGSKISNQAAVHTSNPTFDAPISPTSSDLGLSSKARGHQGDGLPLRTD